One Setaria italica strain Yugu1 chromosome II, Setaria_italica_v2.0, whole genome shotgun sequence DNA segment encodes these proteins:
- the LOC105913521 gene encoding pyruvate kinase isozyme A, chloroplastic: MLPKRAEAEQRSPPRNLRYPHRSCHTPPHLPPLRSHSPATAMAAAAAAPSLLHPPAARKAPTPSPSPYPSPFLRLPAPAHPRLPLRLRSTSPAAASDLTDFPNPNGILAPIDVDAATEAELRENGFRSTRRTKLVCTVGPVTSSPEQLEALAVGGMNVARLNMCHGDREWHRGAIRAVRRLNEEKGYAVAVMMDTEGSEIHMGDLGGASSAKAEDGEVWTFSVRSFELPLPERTINVNYDGFAEDVRVGDELLVDGGMARFEVIEKLGPDVKCRCTDPGLLLPRVNLTFWRDGSIVRERNAMLPTISSKLAGGP; encoded by the exons ATGCTCCCCaagcgagcagaggcagagcaGCGAAGCCCGCCTCGCAATCTCCGCTACCCCCATCGAAGTTGCCACACGCCACCGCATCTCCCTCCACTCCGCTCCCActcccccgccaccgccatggccgccgccgccgcagcgccctCCCTCCTGCACCCACCGGCGGCCCGCAAGGCCCCCacaccttctccctctccttacCCTTCCCCATTCCTCCGCCTCCCGGCCCCCGCGCacccgcgcctcccgctccgcctccgctccacctccccggccgccgcctccgacctcACCGACTTCCCCAACCCGAACGGCATCCTCGCGCCCATCGACGTGGACGCCGCCACGGAGGCGGAGCTTCGCGAGAACGGGTTCCGGAGCACGCGCCGCACCAAGCTCGTCTGCACCGTGGGCCCGGTCACCTCGTCGCCCGAGCAGCTCGAGGCGCTCGCCGTCGGCGGGATGAACGTCGCCCGCCTAAACATGTGCCACGGGGACCGGGAGTGGCACCGGGGCGCCATCCGGGCAGTCAGGAGGCTAAACGAGGAGAAGGGCTACGCCGTCGCCGTCATGATGGACACCGAGGGCAGCGAGATCCACATGGGGGACCTCGGCGGCGCCTCATCGGCCAAGGCGGAG GATGGAGAAGTCTGGACATTTAGTGTTAGGTCATTTGAATTGCCTCTCCCAGAACGAACTATTAATGTGAATTATGACGGGTTTGCTGAAG ATGTGAGAGTTGGTGATGAGCTTCTTGTGGATGGTGGAATGGCTCGGTTTGAGGTGATTGAGAAGTTGGGACCAGATGTTAAGTGTCGCTGCACAGATCCTGGTTTATTGTTGCCACGTGTGAATCTTACATTCTGGCGTGATGGCAGTATTGTCCGTGAGAGGAATGCTATGCTTCCTACAATTTCATCAAAG CTTGCCGGAGGCCCTTGA